One Oleidesulfovibrio alaskensis DSM 16109 genomic region harbors:
- a CDS encoding HD-GYP domain-containing protein produces the protein MDCGIRVGLFPLVGALARALDLVSREVSHHHARVACLTDSIALELRLPAAERRNLLLAALLHDAGALSLQGRLDALQFETDGVTHARAGYALLGICPQLRDVAELVLHHHTGYQVLARNIGRAPMLANVINLADRLDVSLPRSGGQAVDICATARGMRRYAGSLFHPDYVEALCRAVETGVAQECFTTPWGVLGRLDPDMMGETLDSDGLFDFASVFSQVIDFRSRFTATHSSGVAACAAKLGQLAGFSHSEQAQLYLAGLLHDVGKLAISSELLEKPGPLTEEEFARMKRHPEYTAEVLGEVPGLERVSHWASHHHERVNGSGYPYGRKGGELELGARIMAVADIFTALSEDRPYRSGMTREQAHGVLTALCNEDALDPVVANLLFTHYDELDDVRLTAQSKALKEFRAFAARLDDADQ, from the coding sequence ATGGATTGTGGAATTCGGGTCGGGCTTTTTCCTTTGGTGGGGGCACTGGCCAGAGCGCTGGACCTTGTCAGCAGAGAGGTCTCGCACCATCACGCCCGTGTGGCCTGTCTGACGGACAGCATTGCGCTGGAGCTGCGGCTGCCCGCTGCAGAACGACGCAACCTGCTGCTGGCGGCACTGCTGCACGATGCCGGTGCGCTTTCTTTGCAGGGCAGGCTTGATGCGCTGCAGTTCGAGACCGATGGAGTGACGCACGCCCGTGCCGGGTATGCGCTGCTGGGCATTTGTCCGCAGCTGCGTGACGTGGCGGAGCTGGTGCTGCATCATCACACCGGCTATCAGGTGCTTGCGCGCAACATAGGCAGGGCGCCCATGCTGGCCAATGTTATCAACCTGGCTGACAGGCTGGATGTTTCTCTGCCCCGCAGCGGCGGGCAGGCGGTTGATATCTGCGCCACGGCGCGTGGTATGCGCCGGTACGCGGGTTCTCTTTTTCATCCTGACTATGTGGAGGCCCTGTGCCGCGCCGTGGAAACGGGCGTCGCGCAGGAGTGTTTCACCACGCCCTGGGGAGTGCTGGGCCGCCTTGACCCGGACATGATGGGTGAGACGCTTGACAGCGACGGGCTGTTCGATTTCGCCTCTGTATTTTCTCAGGTCATTGACTTCCGGAGCAGGTTCACCGCCACCCATTCCAGCGGTGTGGCCGCGTGTGCGGCCAAGCTGGGACAGCTGGCAGGTTTTTCACACTCCGAACAGGCGCAGCTGTATCTTGCCGGTCTGCTGCATGACGTGGGCAAACTGGCCATCAGCAGCGAACTGCTGGAAAAACCGGGTCCCCTGACGGAAGAAGAATTTGCACGGATGAAACGTCATCCGGAATATACCGCCGAGGTGCTGGGTGAAGTGCCGGGCCTTGAAAGGGTGAGCCACTGGGCTTCTCATCATCACGAGCGTGTCAACGGCAGCGGATATCCATACGGGCGCAAGGGAGGCGAGCTTGAACTGGGAGCGCGCATCATGGCTGTGGCGGATATTTTTACCGCTTTGTCCGAAGACAGACCATACCGCAGCGGCATGACGCGTGAACAGGCGCACGGTGTGCTGACGGCTTTGTGCAACGAGGATGCGCTGGACCCGGTGGTGGCCAACCTGCTGTTCACCCATTACGATGAA
- a CDS encoding MogA/MoaB family molybdenum cofactor biosynthesis protein: MVCTADVDLELKSPCRRGEMILLAAPVADRQSAAVESGCAGDMPDGFSGMCAGFFTGGADGTGLKAGAVLHDASRRAVLRVTARVPLVLPCMQHAAYGYTATVLEDLPAGRLSAAVCSPQLTAAWVTLSDKGAAGLRTDSSGPAIGEMFRGEFADSHVQGYLLPDEGAALKALLTDLALTQRYDVVFTTGGTGLGPRDVTPEATLAVIEKRLHGFEQAMMAASLCKTPHAVISRAVAGTLGTCIIINMPGSRKAVLENMQAVLPALAHASAKLRGDKADCGT, from the coding sequence ATGGTGTGTACGGCGGATGTTGATCTGGAGCTGAAATCTCCGTGCAGGCGCGGAGAGATGATTTTGCTTGCCGCTCCGGTGGCGGACAGGCAGAGTGCGGCGGTTGAAAGCGGCTGTGCCGGTGACATGCCGGATGGTTTTTCCGGTATGTGCGCGGGCTTTTTTACGGGCGGTGCGGACGGTACCGGTCTGAAGGCCGGTGCGGTGCTGCATGATGCGTCGCGTCGCGCCGTGCTGCGTGTGACGGCCAGAGTGCCGCTGGTGCTGCCGTGCATGCAGCATGCGGCATATGGCTATACCGCAACCGTGCTGGAAGACCTGCCCGCGGGCCGTCTGTCTGCGGCGGTGTGCAGTCCGCAGCTGACCGCCGCATGGGTTACTCTTTCTGACAAAGGCGCCGCGGGACTGCGTACCGACTCCAGCGGACCGGCCATCGGCGAGATGTTTCGCGGGGAGTTTGCGGACAGCCATGTGCAGGGGTATCTGCTGCCCGATGAGGGAGCGGCCCTGAAGGCTCTGCTGACCGACCTTGCGCTGACCCAGCGGTACGATGTCGTTTTCACGACGGGCGGTACGGGGCTGGGCCCCCGTGACGTGACGCCCGAAGCGACGCTGGCCGTCATTGAAAAAAGGCTGCACGGATTTGAGCAGGCCATGATGGCCGCCAGCCTGTGCAAGACGCCGCATGCGGTGATATCCCGCGCGGTGGCGGGTACGCTGGGTACCTGCATTATCATTAATATGCCGGGCAGCCGCAAGGCTGTCCTTGAAAACATGCAGGCGGTGCTGCCCGCTCTTGCTCATGCTTCAGCCAAGCTGCGGGGAGACAAGGCCGACTGCGGAACGTAA
- a CDS encoding LysE family translocator, producing MPAESLWSLLAAAGPELAMLAGIAVVLTVTPGPDTFLVLRNALTGGSRCGFMTACGIASGLLFHALLAGLGLSAVLVHSAQAYAVVRWCGAAYLIWLGVKALAGVRRAGGLRAGPADEAAPAPALQAEAPGRRKAYCEGLVTNVLNPKVAVFYLAVLPQIMGARPEIWRAVWFAAAHLAATVLWFALLSKGCGRAGRLLRPVVMRRLDAAAGGLMLLFGVRLALEQGR from the coding sequence ATGCCCGCTGAATCATTATGGAGCCTGCTTGCTGCCGCAGGGCCGGAACTGGCCATGCTGGCAGGCATAGCGGTGGTGCTTACCGTTACTCCGGGGCCGGATACTTTTCTGGTGCTGCGCAATGCTCTGACCGGTGGCTCGCGGTGCGGTTTCATGACTGCCTGCGGCATTGCCAGCGGGCTGCTGTTTCACGCTTTGCTGGCCGGTCTGGGGTTGTCCGCCGTGCTGGTGCATTCCGCGCAGGCATATGCTGTTGTGCGCTGGTGCGGCGCGGCGTACCTGATATGGCTGGGCGTAAAAGCGCTGGCCGGTGTCCGGCGCGCCGGCGGACTGCGTGCAGGCCCTGCAGACGAGGCAGCCCCGGCCCCTGCGCTGCAGGCGGAAGCGCCGGGCAGGCGCAAAGCCTATTGTGAGGGGTTGGTGACAAATGTACTCAACCCCAAGGTTGCTGTTTTTTATCTTGCAGTGCTGCCCCAGATAATGGGTGCCCGTCCGGAAATCTGGCGTGCGGTATGGTTCGCCGCCGCGCATCTGGCGGCCACCGTGTTGTGGTTTGCGTTGCTCAGCAAAGGGTGCGGCAGAGCGGGCAGGCTGCTGCGTCCGGTGGTCATGCGTCGTCTTGACGCTGCTGCAGGCGGTCTTATGCTGCTTTTCGGCGTGCGGCTGGCACTGGAACAGGGGCGCTAG